The Macaca fascicularis isolate 582-1 chromosome 1, T2T-MFA8v1.1 genome includes a window with the following:
- the DIPK1A gene encoding divergent protein kinase domain 1A isoform X2, producing MARSLCPGAWLRKPYYLQARFSYVRMKYLFFSWLAVFVGSWIIYVQYSTYTELCRGKDCKKIIMYLGIWDNLPGVVKCQMEQALHLDFGTELEPRKEIVLFDKPTRGTTVQKFKEMVYSLFKAKLGDQGNLSELVNLILTVADGDKDGQVSLGEAKSAWALLQLNEFLLMVILQDKEHTPKLMGFCGDLYVMESVEYTSLYGISLPWVIELFIPSGFRRSMDQLFTPSWPRKAKIAIGLLEFVEDVFHGPYGNFLMCDTSARNLGYNDKYDLKMVDMRKIVPETNLKELIKDRHCESDLDCVYGTDCRTSCDQSTMKCTSEVIQPNLAKACQLLKDYLLRGAPSEIREELEKQLYSCIALKVTANQMEMEHSLILNNLKTLLWKKISYTNDS from the exons GCTCGCTTCTCATATGTGCggatgaaatatcttttcttttcctggttaGCAGTTTTTGTTGGAAGCTGGATTATATATGTGCAGTATTCTACCTATACAGAATTATGCAGAGGAAAGGACTGTAAGAAAATAATa ATGTATTTAGGGATTTGGGATAATCTACCAGGTGTTGTGAAATGTCAAATGGAACAAGCGCTTCATCTTGATTTTGGAACTGAATTGGaaccaagaaaagaaatagtGCTATTTGATAAGCCAACTAGAGGAACTACTGtacagaaatttaaagaaatggtCTATAGTCTCTTTAAG GCAAAATTGGGTGACCAAGGAAACCTCTCTGAACTGGTTAATCTCATCTTGACGGTGGCTGATGGAGACAAAGATGGCCAGGTTTCCTTGGGAGAAGCAAAATCAGCATGGGCACTTCTTCAACTGAATGAATTTCTTCTCATGGTGATACTTCAAGATAAAGAACATACCCCCAAATTAATGGGATTCTGTGGTGACCTGTATGTGATGGAAAGTGTTGAATATACCTCTCTTTATGGAATAAGCCTTCCTTGGGTCATTGAACTTTTTATTCCATCTGGGTTCAGAAGAAGCATGGATCAGCTGTTCACACCATCATGGCCAAGAAAGGCAAAAATAGCCATAGGACTTCTAGAATTTGTGGAAGATGTTTTCCATGGCCCCTATGGAAATTTCCTCATGTGCGATACTAGTGCCAGAAACCTAGGATATAATGATAAGTATGATTTGAAAATGGTGGATATGAGAAAAATTGTGCCAGAGACAAACCTGAAAGAACTTATTAAGGATCGTCACTGTGAGTCTGATTTGGACTGTGTCTATGGCACAGATTGTAGAACTAGCTGTGATCAGAGTACAATGAAGTGTACTTCAGAAGTGATACAACCAAACTTGGCAAAAGCCTGTCAGTTACTCAAAGACTACCTACTGCGTGGTGCTCCAAGTGAAATTCgtgaagaattagaaaagcagCTTTATTCTTGTATTGCTCTCAAAGTCACAGCAAATCAAATGGAAATGGAACATTCTTTGATACTAAATAACCTAAAAACATTATTGTGGAAGAAAATTTCCTACACTAATGACTCTTAG
- the DIPK1A gene encoding divergent protein kinase domain 1A isoform X1 produces MARSLCPGAWLRKPYYLQARFSYVRMKYLFFSWLAVFVGSWIIYVQYSTYTELCRGKDCKKIICDKYKTGVIDGPACNSLCVTETLYFGKCLSTKPNNQMYLGIWDNLPGVVKCQMEQALHLDFGTELEPRKEIVLFDKPTRGTTVQKFKEMVYSLFKAKLGDQGNLSELVNLILTVADGDKDGQVSLGEAKSAWALLQLNEFLLMVILQDKEHTPKLMGFCGDLYVMESVEYTSLYGISLPWVIELFIPSGFRRSMDQLFTPSWPRKAKIAIGLLEFVEDVFHGPYGNFLMCDTSARNLGYNDKYDLKMVDMRKIVPETNLKELIKDRHCESDLDCVYGTDCRTSCDQSTMKCTSEVIQPNLAKACQLLKDYLLRGAPSEIREELEKQLYSCIALKVTANQMEMEHSLILNNLKTLLWKKISYTNDS; encoded by the exons GCTCGCTTCTCATATGTGCggatgaaatatcttttcttttcctggttaGCAGTTTTTGTTGGAAGCTGGATTATATATGTGCAGTATTCTACCTATACAGAATTATGCAGAGGAAAGGACTGTAAGAAAATAATa TGTGACAAGTACAAGACTGGAGTTATTGATGGGCCTGCATGTAACAGCCTTTGTGTTACAGAAACTCTTTACTTTGGAAAATGCTTATCCACCAAGCCCAACAATCAG ATGTATTTAGGGATTTGGGATAATCTACCAGGTGTTGTGAAATGTCAAATGGAACAAGCGCTTCATCTTGATTTTGGAACTGAATTGGaaccaagaaaagaaatagtGCTATTTGATAAGCCAACTAGAGGAACTACTGtacagaaatttaaagaaatggtCTATAGTCTCTTTAAG GCAAAATTGGGTGACCAAGGAAACCTCTCTGAACTGGTTAATCTCATCTTGACGGTGGCTGATGGAGACAAAGATGGCCAGGTTTCCTTGGGAGAAGCAAAATCAGCATGGGCACTTCTTCAACTGAATGAATTTCTTCTCATGGTGATACTTCAAGATAAAGAACATACCCCCAAATTAATGGGATTCTGTGGTGACCTGTATGTGATGGAAAGTGTTGAATATACCTCTCTTTATGGAATAAGCCTTCCTTGGGTCATTGAACTTTTTATTCCATCTGGGTTCAGAAGAAGCATGGATCAGCTGTTCACACCATCATGGCCAAGAAAGGCAAAAATAGCCATAGGACTTCTAGAATTTGTGGAAGATGTTTTCCATGGCCCCTATGGAAATTTCCTCATGTGCGATACTAGTGCCAGAAACCTAGGATATAATGATAAGTATGATTTGAAAATGGTGGATATGAGAAAAATTGTGCCAGAGACAAACCTGAAAGAACTTATTAAGGATCGTCACTGTGAGTCTGATTTGGACTGTGTCTATGGCACAGATTGTAGAACTAGCTGTGATCAGAGTACAATGAAGTGTACTTCAGAAGTGATACAACCAAACTTGGCAAAAGCCTGTCAGTTACTCAAAGACTACCTACTGCGTGGTGCTCCAAGTGAAATTCgtgaagaattagaaaagcagCTTTATTCTTGTATTGCTCTCAAAGTCACAGCAAATCAAATGGAAATGGAACATTCTTTGATACTAAATAACCTAAAAACATTATTGTGGAAGAAAATTTCCTACACTAATGACTCTTAG